In one Palaemon carinicauda isolate YSFRI2023 chromosome 25, ASM3689809v2, whole genome shotgun sequence genomic region, the following are encoded:
- the LOC137618884 gene encoding uncharacterized protein: protein MTELLIKSRKYVRKSVTEIYNKKDQFSLYSDIERSTLKLRLEEHFTKLSDLDSKIQTSKFSTDCDEAALEVELDACEQYKTKIQESISTLQNLPQVRHLPIDNQSHQSLLKSPHAPLPTFNSTEGEDLGKFFVEFEQTLAKFKFPEYDKLLLLKQQVKGRALTLINTLDVQSQSYADAKALLEKALGSREVQIFNTIKQISSIKLSDDDDPFDYIGKVSNLVASVMTLNIDVDMFLQFFFWNGLNEKFKCHMTAITNKIRPSLAEIRDNFFDASERYLQGKKCKKVEKQKSDTTSFAAKVSFDSKVGKCSICSKLGKDPSHFLSKCPNFVSSKDKRKKLEELGACSKCGYPSHILSECRFRFNSKCKNCKGWHMSFLCPDEKGATSIKENPNSEKKKGKASNSTDKVRNSESGNGDVVGSSSSSVAAITEVLNCEVEGYTILPTFNISIKGTNLRVLKDTGCQANYIEENLAQDLNLKVVKNGVSLTINGINSSKSYKTKQVEIELPIGSNSYIVYAFCLPSIDVSLQLPGLNEVVSGFVSKGYKLADQGLLNSTDRIDNIKFILGSESLHCIPEKDIVFGKSNDSIYSDTCLGILLKGDINKLKSNLRFLKPCSSMKSNVQHMLKAVNVLPTGTKENVSVESSSLNDLETSNTYELFDDDGQIIESELNRATNECLELSCKYYVGEDRGL from the exons atgactgagttattgattaaatcacgaaaatatgttagaaagtctgttactgaaatttacaataagaaggatcagttttcattatatagtgatattgaacgttctacactgaaactgaggcttgaagagcatttcacgaaattatctgacttagattctaaaatacaaacttcaaagttttctactgactgtgatgaagctgctttggaagttgagcttgatgcatgtgaacagtacaaaactaaaattcaagagagcatctctactttacaaaatttacctcaggttcggcatctgcctatagataatcagtcacatcagtccttgttaaagagtcctcatgctcctttaccaaccttcaatagtactgaaggcgaagatcttgggaagttttttgtagaatttgaacaaacccttgcaaagtttaagttcccagaatatgataagttattgttgttaaaacagcaggtaaagggaagagctcttacattaattaacactttggatgttcaaagtcagagttatgctgatgcaaaagctttgctagagaaggctttaggctcaagagaagttcaaatttttaataccataaagcaaatatcttcaataaaactttcagatgatgatgatccttttgattatattgggaaagtaagcaatttagtagcaagcgttatgaccttaaatattgatgttgacatgtttcttcagttcttcttctggaatggcttaaatgagaaatttaagtgtcatatgactgccataactaacaaaattaggccatctcttgcagagattagggataatttctttgatgctagtgagagatatttacaaggtaaaaaatgtaagaaagttgagaaacaaaagtctgacactactagctttgctgccaaggtttcttttgactctaaagtaggtaaatgcagcatttgtagtaaattaggcaaagatccaagtcattttttgagtaaatgtcctaactttgtatctagcaaagataaaagaaaaaaattggaggaactgggtgcttgctcaaagtgtggctatcctagtcacatattatcagaatgcagattcagatttaattccaaatgTAAAAACTGCAAGGGgtggcatatgtcatttttgtgtcccgatgaaaaaggtgctaccagtattaaagaaaatccaaattccgaaaagaaaaaaggtaaagccagtaacagtacagataaagttagaaactctgagagtggtaatggagatgttgttggtagttcaagcagtagtgttgctgctataactgaagttttaaattgtgaggttgagggatatacaattttgccaacttttaatatttcaattaaaggtaccaatctcagggtccttaaagacactggatgtcaagcaaattacattgaagaaaatttggctcaagatttaaatttgaaagttgtaaaaaatggagtttctttaaccattaatggtattaattcctctaagagttataagactaaacaagttgaaattgagttgccaattggtagcaatagttacattgtatatgcattttgtcttccctcaattgatgtttcattgcagttacctgggttaaatgaagtagtcagtgggtttgtttcaaagggatacaagctagcagatcagggattgttaaattctacagatagaatagacaatattaaatttatattaggatcagagtccttgcattgtatccctgaaaaggatatagtatttgggaaatccaatgactccatttattctgatacatgcttgggtatattattaaagggagacataaataaattaaagagcaatttaagattcttgaagccttgttcttccatgaagtcaaatgtgcaacatatgttaaaagctgtaaatgtacttccaacagggacgaaagagaacgtttcagtagaatcttcatctttaaatgacctggagacttctaatacatatgagttgtttgatgatgatggtcagataatagaatctgagttgaatagggctacaaatgaatgcttagaactctcttgtaaatattacGTAGGGGAAGACAGAG gcttatag